The following coding sequences lie in one Drosophila sulfurigaster albostrigata strain 15112-1811.04 chromosome 2R, ASM2355843v2, whole genome shotgun sequence genomic window:
- the LOC133838197 gene encoding putative mitogen-activated protein kinase kinase kinase 7-like isoform X2: MHITLIKRIGSGSYGVVYEGIWITNARKCVKVAVKCLEKGNNEDSETNIFREIRNLQELNHENIVTFHDAYRQKNICLIFEYSDCGSLYDYLQKKIVRVSNIEKLHWMLQWANGMEYLHSKKTIHRDLKPQNLLLFNNYRTLKICDFGTVKQYATENTELIGTIGYMAPEVCTADGKYTEKCDVFSYGITFWEVFAENKPFDELKKKNMHPLAIQNKIINGARPDINDMQICKDSDLIKTIIEKCWDRNPECRPTMKGLIAFLAIDLRLYTPINFEDIDITEYFMNGRYGLCCKAYWRSGFSDKKVDVIFFQPDKPMEMDFLKEVYKLKELIHQNIVTLYGVSRQFENSIFLLFECSTVSIHNLFHDQKCTNTDSYFKIEWIYQCLHGLDYLHNNNIVHGVLTTENLLLFDDCRNVKIFVIGKVDHIYLNAIANKEESVYVAPEVYDAPVYEGHSEEREFTKESDIYSFGIIMWEIVTAKNPVVEFKNKQPSTIMKIINDTIQTGSSDIRKIRNAIEDCLKSAEYRPDTKEWLKC, encoded by the exons ATGCACATTACACTGATAAAGAGG aTTGGAAGTGGTAGCTATGGTGTTGTATATGAAGGAATTTGGATAACAAATGCTCGTAAATGTGTGAAGGTTGCTGTGAAATGTTTGGAAAAAGGCAATAATGAAGATTCggaaacaaatatttttcgagAAATCCGCAATCTACAAGAACTCAATCATGAAAATATTGTCACATTCCATGACGCCTATCGCCAAAAAAACATATGCCTCATTTTCGAATACTCAGACTGTGGATCACTCTATGATTACTTGCAAAAAAAGATCGTAAGAGTTTCAAACATCGAGAAGCTTCACTGGATGTTGCAATGGGCcaat GGCATGGAATATTtgcacagcaaaaaaacaattcatcGTGATCTTAAACCACAAAATCTGTtacttttcaataattatcgcacattgaaaatatgcgaTTTTGGTACTGTAAAACAATATGCAACAGAAAATACTGAACTTATTGGGACAATTGGTTATATGGCTCCAGAAGTTTGt ACTGCTGATGGTAAATATACGGAAAAGTGCGATGTGTTTAGCTATGGGATCACTTTCTGGGAAGTTTTCGCTGAAAATAAGCCGTTTGatgaattaaagaaaaaaaatatgcaccCTTTGgccatacaaaataaaattattaacg GTGCTCGTCCAGATATTAAtgatatgcaaatttgtaAAGATTCTGATCTTATAAAgacaataattgaaaagtgttGGGATCGAAATCCAGAGTGTCGACCGACTATGAAAGGTCTTATCGCTTTTCTAGCAATTGATTTAAGGCTTTACACACCAATAAACTTCGAAGATATAGATATTACAGAATAT TTTATGAATGGTAGATATGGTCTCTGCTGTAAAGCATATTGGCGATCTGGATTTTCAGACAAAAAAGTAGATGTGATATTTTTTCAACCAGACAAGCCAATGGAAATGGATTTCTTGAAAGAAGTCTATAAACTTAAAGAATTAATACATCAAAATATTGTGACCTTATATGGAGTTTCTAggcaatttgaaaattcgattttcttgctttttgaGTGTTCAACTGTATCGATTCACAACTTATTTCACGATCAAAAATGTACCAATACAGATTCCTATTTTAAGATAGAATGGATCTACCAATGTCTCCAC GGTTTGGACTATTtgcataacaataatataGTCCACGGTGTTCTTACAACTGAAAACCTGTTACTTTTCGACGACTGTCGTAATGTAAAAATATTCGTTATTGGAAAAGTGGAtcacatatatttaaatgcaatagcTAACAAGGAAGAGTCAGTTTATGTTGCTCCAGAAGTTTATGATGCTCCAGTTTATGAGGGTCAT AGCGAAGAAAGGGAGTTCACAAAAGAGTCTGATATTTACAGCTTTGGCATAATTATGTGGGAAATAGTGACTGCAAAGAATCCAGTTGtcgaattcaaaaataaacaaccTTCGactattatgaaaattattaatg atACTATACAGACTGGAAGCTCAGATATCCGTAAAATAAGAAACGCTATTGAAGACTGCTTGAAAAGTGCAGAATACCGTCCAGATACTAAGGAGTGGTTGAAATGTTAA
- the LOC133838197 gene encoding putative mitogen-activated protein kinase kinase kinase 7-like isoform X5, translating to MDITLIKRIGSGSYGVVYEGIWITNTRKCVKVAVKCLEKSVNEDLETNILREIRNLQELKHENIVTFHGDYRQKHICLIFEYSDCGSLYDYLQKKIVRVSNIEKLHWMLQCANGMEYLHSKKTIHRDLKPQNLLLFNNYRTLKICDFGTVKQYATENTELIGTIGYMAPEVCSGEREFTKESDIYSFGIIMWEIVTAKNPVVEFKNKQPSTIMEIINDTIQTGSSDIRKIRNAIEDCLKSAEYRPDTKEWLKC from the exons ATGGACATTACACTGATAAAGAGG attggAAGTGGTAGCTATGGTGTTGTATATGAAGGAATTTGGATAACAAATACTCGTAAATGTGTGAAGGTTGCTGTGAAATGTTTGGAAAAAAGCGTTAATGAAGATTTGGAAACAAATATTCTTCGAGAAATCCGCAATCTACAAGAGCTCAAGCATGAAAATATTGTCACATTCCACGGCGACTATCGCCAAAAACACATATGCCTCATTTTCGAATACTCAGACTGTGGATCACTCTATGATTACTTGCAAAAAAAGATCGTAAGAGTTTCAAACATCGAGAAGCTTCACTGGATGTTGCAATGTGCcaat GGCATGGAATATTtgcacagcaaaaaaacaattcatcGTGATCTTAAACCACAAAATCTGTtacttttcaataattatcgcacattgaaaatatgcgaTTTTGGTACTGTAAAACAATATGCAACAGAAAATACGGAACTTATTGGGACAATTGGTTATATGGCTCCAGAAGTTTGT AGCGGAGAAAGGGAGTTCACAAAAGAGTCTGACATTTACAGCTTTGGCATAATTATGTGGGAAATAGTGACTGCAAAGAATCCAGTtgtcgaatttaaaaataaacaacctTCGACTATTATGGAAATTATTAATG atACTATACAGACTGGAAGCTCAGATATCCGTAAAATAAGAAACGCTATTGAAGACTGCTTGAAAAGTGCAGAATACCGTCCAGATACTAAGGAGTGGTTGAAATGTTAA
- the LOC133838197 gene encoding mitogen-activated protein kinase kinase kinase 7-like isoform X3: MDITLIKRIGSGSYGVVYEGIWITNTRKCVKVAVKCLEKSVNEDLETNILREIRNLQELKHENIVTFHGDYRQKHICLIFEYSDCGSLYDYLQKKIVRVSNIEKLHWMLQCANGMEYLHSKKTIHRDLKPQNLLLFNNYRTLKICDFGTVKQYATENTELIGTIGYMAPEVCTADGKYTEKCDVFSYGITFWEVFAEKKPFDDLKKQNMHPLAIQNKIINGARPDINDMQICKDSDLIKTIIEKCWDRNPECRPTMKGLIAFLAIDLRLYTPINFEDIEITECVR, translated from the exons ATGGACATTACACTGATAAAGAGG attggAAGTGGTAGCTATGGTGTTGTATATGAAGGAATTTGGATAACAAATACTCGTAAATGTGTGAAGGTTGCTGTGAAATGTTTGGAAAAAAGCGTTAATGAAGATTTGGAAACAAATATTCTTCGAGAAATCCGCAATCTACAAGAGCTCAAGCATGAAAATATTGTCACATTCCACGGCGACTATCGCCAAAAACACATATGCCTCATTTTCGAATACTCAGACTGTGGATCACTCTATGATTACTTGCAAAAAAAGATCGTAAGAGTTTCAAACATCGAGAAGCTTCACTGGATGTTGCAATGTGCcaat GGCATGGAATATTtgcacagcaaaaaaacaattcatcGTGATCTTAAACCACAAAATCTGTtacttttcaataattatcgcacattgaaaatatgcgaTTTTGGTACTGTAAAACAATATGCAACAGAAAATACGGAACTTATTGGGACAATTGGTTATATGGCTCCAGAAGTTTGT ACTGCTGATGGTAAATATACGGAAAAGTGTGATGTGTTTAGCTATGGGATCACTTTCTGGGAAGTTTTCGCTGAAAAGAAGCCATTTGAtgacttaaaaaaacaaaatatgcaccCTTTGGCCatccaaaataaaattattaacg GTGCTCGTCCAGATATTAAtgatatgcaaatttgtaAAGATTCTGATCTTATAAAgacaataattgaaaagtgttGGGATCGAAATCCAGAGTGTCGACCGACTATGAAAGGTCTTATCGCTTTTCTAGCAATTGATTTAAGGCTTTACACACCAATAAACTTCGAAGATATAGAGATTACAGAATGTGTAAGGTAG
- the LOC133838197 gene encoding putative mitogen-activated protein kinase kinase kinase 7-like isoform X1, with product MHITLIKRIGSGSYGVVYEGIWITNARKCVKVAVKCLEKGNNEDSETNIFREIRNLQELNHENIVTFHDAYRQKNICLIFEYSDCGSLYDYLQKKIVRVSNIEKLHWMLQWANGMEYLHSKKTIHRDLKPQNLLLFNNYRTLKICDFGTVKQYATENTELIGTIGYMAPEVCTADGKYTEKCDVFSYGITFWEVFAENKPFDELKKKNMHPLAIQNKIINGARPDINDMQICKDSDLIKTIIEKCWDRNPECRPTMKGLIAFLAIDLRLYTPINFEDIDITEYFMNGRYGLCCKAYWRSGFSDKKVDVIFFQPDKPMEMDFLKEVYKLKELIHQNIVTLYGVSRQFENSIFLLFECSTVSIHNLFHDQKCTNTDSYFKIEWIYQCLHGLDYLHNNNIVHGVLTTENLLLFDDCRNVKIFVIGKVDHIYLNAIANKEESVYVAPEVYDAPVYEGHSEEREFTKESDIYSFGIIMWEIVTAKNPVVEFKNKQPSTIMKIINDTIHTRTSDIRKIRNAIEDCLKTAEYRPDTKELIRMLIS from the exons ATGCACATTACACTGATAAAGAGG aTTGGAAGTGGTAGCTATGGTGTTGTATATGAAGGAATTTGGATAACAAATGCTCGTAAATGTGTGAAGGTTGCTGTGAAATGTTTGGAAAAAGGCAATAATGAAGATTCggaaacaaatatttttcgagAAATCCGCAATCTACAAGAACTCAATCATGAAAATATTGTCACATTCCATGACGCCTATCGCCAAAAAAACATATGCCTCATTTTCGAATACTCAGACTGTGGATCACTCTATGATTACTTGCAAAAAAAGATCGTAAGAGTTTCAAACATCGAGAAGCTTCACTGGATGTTGCAATGGGCcaat GGCATGGAATATTtgcacagcaaaaaaacaattcatcGTGATCTTAAACCACAAAATCTGTtacttttcaataattatcgcacattgaaaatatgcgaTTTTGGTACTGTAAAACAATATGCAACAGAAAATACTGAACTTATTGGGACAATTGGTTATATGGCTCCAGAAGTTTGt ACTGCTGATGGTAAATATACGGAAAAGTGCGATGTGTTTAGCTATGGGATCACTTTCTGGGAAGTTTTCGCTGAAAATAAGCCGTTTGatgaattaaagaaaaaaaatatgcaccCTTTGgccatacaaaataaaattattaacg GTGCTCGTCCAGATATTAAtgatatgcaaatttgtaAAGATTCTGATCTTATAAAgacaataattgaaaagtgttGGGATCGAAATCCAGAGTGTCGACCGACTATGAAAGGTCTTATCGCTTTTCTAGCAATTGATTTAAGGCTTTACACACCAATAAACTTCGAAGATATAGATATTACAGAATAT TTTATGAATGGTAGATATGGTCTCTGCTGTAAAGCATATTGGCGATCTGGATTTTCAGACAAAAAAGTAGATGTGATATTTTTTCAACCAGACAAGCCAATGGAAATGGATTTCTTGAAAGAAGTCTATAAACTTAAAGAATTAATACATCAAAATATTGTGACCTTATATGGAGTTTCTAggcaatttgaaaattcgattttcttgctttttgaGTGTTCAACTGTATCGATTCACAACTTATTTCACGATCAAAAATGTACCAATACAGATTCCTATTTTAAGATAGAATGGATCTACCAATGTCTCCAC GGTTTGGACTATTtgcataacaataatataGTCCACGGTGTTCTTACAACTGAAAACCTGTTACTTTTCGACGACTGTCGTAATGTAAAAATATTCGTTATTGGAAAAGTGGAtcacatatatttaaatgcaatagcTAACAAGGAAGAGTCAGTTTATGTTGCTCCAGAAGTTTATGATGCTCCAGTTTATGAGGGTCAT AGCGAAGAAAGGGAGTTCACAAAAGAGTCTGATATTTACAGCTTTGGCATAATTATGTGGGAAATAGTGACTGCAAAGAATCCAGTTGtcgaattcaaaaataaacaaccTTCGactattatgaaaattattaatg atACTATACACACTAGAACCTCAGATATCCGCAAAATAAGAAACGCTATTGAAGACTGCCTGAAAACTGCAGAATACCGTCCAGATACTAAGGAGCTGATTAGAATGTTAATTTCTTAA
- the LOC133838197 gene encoding putative mitogen-activated protein kinase kinase kinase 7-like isoform X4, with protein sequence MHITLIKRIGSGSYGVVYEGIWITNARKCVKVAVKCLEKGNNEDSETNIFREIRNLQELNHENIVTFHDAYRQKNICLIFEYSDCGSLYDYLQKKIVRVSNIEKLHWMLQWANGMEYLHSKKTIHRDLKPQNLLLFNNYRTLKICDFGTVKQYATENTELIGTIGYMAPEVCSEEREFTKESDIYSFGIIMWEIVTAKNPVVEFKNKQPSTIMKIINDTIHTRTSDIRKIRNAIEDCLKTAEYRPDTKELIRMLIS encoded by the exons ATGCACATTACACTGATAAAGAGG aTTGGAAGTGGTAGCTATGGTGTTGTATATGAAGGAATTTGGATAACAAATGCTCGTAAATGTGTGAAGGTTGCTGTGAAATGTTTGGAAAAAGGCAATAATGAAGATTCggaaacaaatatttttcgagAAATCCGCAATCTACAAGAACTCAATCATGAAAATATTGTCACATTCCATGACGCCTATCGCCAAAAAAACATATGCCTCATTTTCGAATACTCAGACTGTGGATCACTCTATGATTACTTGCAAAAAAAGATCGTAAGAGTTTCAAACATCGAGAAGCTTCACTGGATGTTGCAATGGGCcaat GGCATGGAATATTtgcacagcaaaaaaacaattcatcGTGATCTTAAACCACAAAATCTGTtacttttcaataattatcgcacattgaaaatatgcgaTTTTGGTACTGTAAAACAATATGCAACAGAAAATACTGAACTTATTGGGACAATTGGTTATATGGCTCCAGAAGTTTGt AGCGAAGAAAGGGAGTTCACAAAAGAGTCTGATATTTACAGCTTTGGCATAATTATGTGGGAAATAGTGACTGCAAAGAATCCAGTTGtcgaattcaaaaataaacaaccTTCGactattatgaaaattattaatg atACTATACACACTAGAACCTCAGATATCCGCAAAATAAGAAACGCTATTGAAGACTGCCTGAAAACTGCAGAATACCGTCCAGATACTAAGGAGCTGATTAGAATGTTAATTTCTTAA